The Methylotenera sp. G11 genome includes a window with the following:
- the hflC gene encoding protease modulator HflC, with product MKNSKNILIVVVMVLVLLSLSAFTVNQTQYVLVQRLGEIVAVKKEPGLYFKVPFVDNLKYFDNRILTLDWEQPAKFITSENKYMMVDSFVKWRIVDPKKYYVSIKEGGEIAAEDRLSKVVNAGLRSEFGIRTVHDVIAGERGVIMDNLRKKADLEARQMGIEVVDVRLKRVDYSEEISKSVFDRMIAERKRLANQLRSEGAAASEKIRADADKQREVIIAEAYREAQKTKGEGDAKASEIYNQSYSHNPEFYAFYRSQEAYKNSFKSKSDVMVLDPNSDFFKYMRSPKK from the coding sequence ATGAAAAATTCAAAAAATATTCTTATTGTCGTGGTGATGGTTCTGGTGTTGCTGTCATTGTCAGCATTTACGGTGAACCAGACACAATACGTTCTGGTGCAGCGCCTGGGTGAGATCGTCGCTGTCAAGAAAGAACCGGGGCTTTATTTTAAAGTGCCGTTTGTAGATAACCTTAAATATTTTGATAACCGCATCCTGACGCTTGATTGGGAGCAGCCGGCGAAGTTCATCACCAGTGAAAACAAATACATGATGGTGGATTCTTTTGTCAAATGGCGTATTGTCGACCCGAAAAAGTATTATGTTTCGATTAAAGAGGGTGGGGAAATCGCTGCGGAAGACCGATTGTCAAAAGTAGTGAATGCGGGCTTGAGAAGTGAGTTCGGCATTCGTACCGTACATGATGTGATTGCCGGCGAGCGTGGCGTGATCATGGATAACCTGCGCAAAAAGGCTGATCTGGAAGCGCGCCAGATGGGTATCGAGGTGGTCGATGTCCGCTTGAAACGTGTGGATTACTCAGAAGAAATCAGCAAGTCGGTATTTGACCGCATGATCGCCGAGCGTAAGCGTCTTGCTAACCAATTGCGCTCTGAAGGTGCGGCTGCGTCTGAAAAGATTCGTGCAGATGCCGATAAGCAGCGTGAGGTGATCATTGCTGAAGCCTATCGTGAAGCTCAGAAGACAAAAGGTGAGGGTGATGCAAAAGCCTCAGAGATTTACAATCAGTCCTATAGCCACAACCCTGAGTTCTATGCGTTTTACCGCAGCCAGGAAGCTTACAAGAACAGCTTCAAGAGCAAGAGTGACGTGATGGTGCTGGATCCGAACTCTGATTTCTTTAAATATATGCGAAGCCCTAAAAAGTAG
- a CDS encoding DUF2065 domain-containing protein, translated as MKNVLLTALGLMLVIEGILPLLLPQAWRDTFKRMVELKDGQLRFVGLASIVGGLILILLSK; from the coding sequence ATGAAGAATGTATTGTTAACCGCGCTGGGATTGATGCTGGTGATCGAAGGCATCTTGCCGTTGCTGTTGCCGCAGGCATGGCGTGATACATTCAAACGCATGGTGGAGCTTAAAGACGGCCAGTTGCGTTTTGTTGGCCTTGCATCGATAGTCGGTGGTTTGATATTAATTTTATTAAGTAAGTAA
- a CDS encoding ATP phosphoribosyltransferase regulatory subunit: MRNWLLPEYIEDVLPAEAARIETLRRRLLDLFKVHGYQYVIPPMLEYMESLITGVGHDLDLATFKVVDQLTGRSMGVRADMTPQAARIDAHLLNHQGITRLCYAGSVLRTKPDGLAQTREPLQLGAELYGHAEIASDIEIQRLLIKALHAIGIEQVHLDFSHVNVFGSLIESSQVNPQLEQDLYAALKGKDQSAVAALTKALDKTTREALLNLTELNGDKSILAQAARLLPPTPAITQALSSLEQVAHGLQDLGVSVSFDLSELRGYHYHSGIVFAAYAQGYKGPLALGGRYDEVGQAFGRARPATGFSLDLRGVVTALPPAQPEMAIFAPAANDSTLTAKIDALRAEGHVVVQELPGVKPDFAELNCHKKLEHYNSGWHVVDIAKP, translated from the coding sequence ATGCGTAATTGGTTACTGCCAGAATACATAGAAGACGTTTTGCCCGCAGAGGCGGCACGTATTGAAACACTGCGCCGCAGGTTATTGGACCTGTTTAAGGTGCATGGCTATCAATATGTGATCCCGCCTATGCTGGAATATATGGAATCGCTGATTACCGGTGTCGGGCATGATCTTGACCTTGCAACCTTTAAAGTCGTGGATCAGCTGACCGGGCGCTCCATGGGCGTGCGCGCCGACATGACACCGCAGGCTGCCCGTATAGATGCGCATCTGCTGAATCATCAGGGCATTACGCGCTTGTGCTATGCGGGCAGCGTTTTACGCACCAAGCCGGATGGGCTGGCACAGACGCGTGAGCCGCTGCAATTAGGCGCAGAACTGTACGGGCATGCGGAAATCGCCAGCGATATAGAGATTCAGCGCCTGCTGATCAAGGCATTGCACGCCATCGGTATTGAGCAGGTGCACCTTGATTTCAGCCATGTCAATGTGTTCGGCAGCCTGATCGAGTCCAGCCAGGTGAACCCTCAACTAGAGCAGGACTTGTATGCTGCGTTAAAAGGCAAGGACCAGTCTGCTGTTGCTGCGCTGACCAAAGCGCTGGATAAGACAACGCGTGAAGCCTTGCTCAACCTGACCGAGTTGAATGGCGATAAAAGCATCCTGGCGCAAGCGGCCAGATTGCTGCCGCCAACGCCTGCCATCACGCAGGCCTTAAGCAGCCTTGAACAGGTGGCGCATGGTCTGCAGGATCTTGGCGTGAGCGTGAGTTTTGATTTGAGCGAGCTGCGTGGTTATCACTACCACAGCGGCATCGTGTTTGCAGCCTATGCACAAGGCTACAAAGGCCCCTTGGCGCTTGGTGGCCGTTATGACGAGGTCGGGCAGGCTTTTGGCCGCGCGCGCCCGGCGACCGGATTCAGCCTTGACCTGCGGGGGGTGGTGACAGCGTTGCCGCCGGCACAGCCGGAAATGGCGATTTTCGCGCCAGCGGCAAATGACAGTACGCTGACTGCCAAAATCGATGCACTTAGGGCTGAAGGCCATGTGGTCGTTCAGGAGCTTCCGGGTGTTAAGCCTGATTTTGCAGAATTGAACTGCCATAAAAAACTTGAGCATTACAATTCCGGCTGGCATGTCGTGGATATTGCGAAACCTTAA
- a CDS encoding adenylosuccinate synthase, translated as MANKAAKNVVVIGTQWGDEGKGKIVDWLTDHAQGVVRFQGGHNAGHTLVVGQGDAQRVYKLNLVPSGIVRAGVNCYIGNGVVLDAGHLLSEIAALEKDGLEVKNRLKVSPGCPLILSHHVAVDVAREAKRSADKKIGTTGKGIGPTYEDKVARRALRAYDLFYPERFAEKLREVMDYHNFVLTNYLGAKAVDFNQQYDASMQHAIALKPMIADVSAEIYAANARGENLLFEGAQGTLLDIDHGTYPYVTSSNCIAGQASAGTGVGANMLHYVLGITKAYTTRVGGGPFPSELDIETAGTPGYQMSNKGQEIGTVTKRKRRCGWFDAAALRRSAMINGLTGLCITKLDVLDGIESLNICTGYELDGRKIDLLPVGADDVAGCKPIYETLPGWTESTFGVKTWDGLPKNAQNYLKRLEAVCGVPIAIVSTGPERDETIVIEHPFAA; from the coding sequence ATGGCAAATAAAGCAGCAAAAAATGTAGTCGTCATCGGTACCCAGTGGGGCGATGAAGGTAAAGGTAAAATCGTGGATTGGCTGACAGACCACGCGCAAGGTGTGGTGCGTTTTCAGGGTGGCCATAACGCGGGCCATACTTTAGTGGTGGGCCAGGGCGACGCACAGCGTGTTTACAAACTTAACCTCGTGCCATCAGGTATTGTCCGTGCCGGCGTTAACTGCTATATCGGCAATGGTGTCGTATTGGATGCAGGGCATTTGCTGAGCGAGATTGCAGCCCTGGAGAAAGATGGCCTGGAAGTGAAGAATCGCCTGAAGGTCAGCCCCGGCTGCCCACTCATCCTGAGCCATCATGTTGCTGTGGATGTGGCGCGTGAAGCCAAACGCAGTGCCGATAAAAAGATCGGCACCACCGGCAAGGGCATTGGCCCGACCTATGAAGACAAAGTTGCACGCCGTGCATTACGTGCCTATGACTTGTTTTACCCGGAGCGTTTTGCCGAAAAACTGCGTGAAGTGATGGATTATCACAACTTTGTGCTGACCAATTACCTGGGTGCCAAAGCCGTGGATTTCAATCAGCAATATGATGCCAGCATGCAGCATGCCATTGCCTTGAAGCCGATGATTGCAGATGTGTCCGCGGAGATCTATGCAGCCAATGCCAGAGGAGAGAACCTGCTGTTTGAGGGCGCACAGGGAACGTTGCTCGATATTGACCATGGTACATACCCTTATGTGACATCTAGCAACTGTATCGCGGGTCAAGCATCAGCAGGAACCGGTGTCGGTGCCAATATGCTGCATTATGTACTGGGCATTACCAAAGCCTACACGACACGCGTCGGCGGCGGACCTTTCCCGAGCGAGCTTGATATCGAGACTGCAGGTACGCCCGGTTACCAGATGTCTAACAAAGGCCAGGAAATCGGCACGGTGACCAAGCGTAAGCGCCGCTGTGGCTGGTTTGATGCGGCAGCGCTGCGCCGTTCAGCCATGATCAACGGCCTGACGGGTTTGTGTATCACCAAACTGGATGTACTGGATGGTATTGAGTCACTCAATATCTGCACAGGTTACGAGCTTGACGGCAGGAAAATCGATTTATTACCGGTAGGGGCTGATGACGTCGCCGGCTGCAAGCCAATCTATGAAACTTTGCCGGGCTGGACTGAGAGCACGTTCGGCGTTAAGACCTGGGATGGCCTGCCGAAAAATGCACAGAACTACCTCAAGCGTCTGGAAGCCGTATGCGGCGTGCCGATCGCGATTGTTTCTACGGGTCCGGAGCGCGACGAAACGATAGTTATTGAGCATCCTTTTGCAGCATAG
- a CDS encoding flavoprotein encodes MNQRLAWAITGSGHYLRESLAILQTLKNVDVFLSKAAAEIIQQYGFQEQLINTGHRVYQDKTASSVPVELFYEGKYHTLVIAPATSNTIAKMAYGFSDSLVTNLYAQAGKTRVPSIVFACDTAPELESEAPRENVVKVYPRGIDLENVSKLSRFEVTTVVADMQSLSQAVQDRLKTLA; translated from the coding sequence ATGAATCAACGCCTGGCATGGGCCATTACTGGCTCTGGTCATTATCTGCGTGAGTCACTTGCAATATTGCAGACATTGAAAAATGTTGACGTTTTTTTAAGCAAAGCCGCAGCGGAAATTATTCAGCAATACGGGTTTCAGGAACAGCTGATCAATACCGGCCACCGTGTCTATCAGGATAAAACCGCGAGCAGCGTGCCGGTAGAGCTGTTTTATGAGGGCAAATACCATACGCTGGTGATTGCGCCCGCCACATCGAATACGATTGCCAAGATGGCTTACGGATTTTCTGATAGCCTGGTCACCAATCTTTACGCGCAGGCCGGCAAGACCCGGGTGCCCAGTATCGTGTTCGCATGCGATACCGCACCCGAGCTGGAGTCTGAAGCGCCGCGTGAGAACGTGGTGAAGGTATATCCGCGCGGTATTGACCTGGAAAATGTCAGCAAGCTCAGTAGGTTCGAAGTGACTACGGTCGTCGCAGATATGCAAAGCCTGTCCCAGGCTGTTCAGGACAGGTTGAAAACACTGGCATAG